The genomic segment TACAGAAGCTACTTTTTCAGGAAAGTCAGGTGAAACTTGTCGTAAGATAGCATTGACTTCCGTTTCTTCAGAGGTAATAATCTCACGTGTTACAGCTTCATGGTCAGTTCCAAACAAACCTTCAAAAGTATGAGAATATGCACCATGACCTACATCATGTAAAAGTGCAGCACACTGAGTCAACAAATTTTCATCAGGATTCCATTCAAGAGGAAAATTCATACTGAAATAATCAGTGATTTTTTTAGCAATGTGGTAAACGCCTAAACAATGGGAAAAGCGAGTATGTTCAGCACCATGAAACGTGAAACTCGATGTACCAAGTTGTTTAATTCGACGTAACCGTTGAAATTCTGCAGTATCAATTAAAGCAGAAATAATCGGACTATTTACATTAATATAATTATGTACTGGGTCACGAAAAACCTTTTCCAAAACGGACCTCCTATTTATTGTGATGAGTTGAGTTGCTTATAATTATCACTAATCAAAAATTTGAAATAGAGTCAAGAGAAACAAATTTTATAATCTGCCAATACGAAAATTTACTGACAGAAAGCTAATCTCTTTGACAGCTCATTTTCTCTAATTATAACCCATTTTAAATTAAAATACCATTTCTTACAGACACATCAAAAACATCCTAAGTAAAAATGAACAGCTATGATTATGGGGTAAATTATAGTAAAATATAAGTTATGAAAATCACAATAAGAAATCAGATAAAAATTGATAAGCACGAAGAAATAATCAAAGAAACTTACAATGGCGAACTAAAAAGAATTGCAGGAAAAACAGTATTAATTTACAAGAATGAAGCAGAAGAAAAGGTACTTCTCAAATTTGATGAACAAGAACTTACAATGACAAGATTTACTGACAAGCCTGTAACTATGCGTTTTCATGAAGATTTTCCTAGTGAAATGACTTACGAAGGCTTGGGAAGTCTGTCAGTGCTGACAGAAAATTTGTCAGTTAATATTCAAGAAAAATTAGTAAAAATCAACTATCAACTTGCACAAAATGACTTAAAAATCGGAGATTATAGACTTCACATCACCTGGTTAGATGAAGAAGAACAAGAGAAAGAAGGAGTAAAATAAATTGATGAAAAAAATTCATCTTCCACAAGAACTTTATGACAAACTTGATTTATCAATTGACGAGGAAATTGAAGTGATTGATATAGCAGCAGACAGTTTCACCGTCCGGCGATTAACTAGTAAAAAATCAGACTATGCACCTACTTGGTTTATTGTACCTACGATTTTTGCAACATTGATTTTTATTGCGCTTGCTTTCTTTTTTAACCATCCTCATGTGATTCCTTTGTCTGGAAATGAATCTATTGCGACAGCAGTGATTGTAATAGCGAATGCCCTAGCGATTTTTACTTTTATCTCTGCCTATTTCAGTCGTAGAAAAAGTTTTTATCGTCAAATGACCAAACGGATTTATTGGAGGACTTTTGTCACAGTGACAGTATCAATATTAATCATCGTAACACTAGCTCTGATGGCATTATTTTGGTTTTTAGGACAAATTTTTTACGGTGTAAATTTTGGTTTATTTACTTCAACACTAATCTTTGCTATTTTTTCAGGAATTCTTAACTATGTGATGATTTTTGTTGTTGACACTTTTTCAATTAATATGATGGTTAATATGTTATTGATGGTTTCCGTGGGCGGTTTAGTGTCAAGCATGGCAACAAATGGTAATCAATACTGGTGGCAGCGGAATTTTAGTCTATTAGGAACAGAAGCCTCACACTCTAGTTGGCAATTTAACTTGACATTGATTGTGTCTGCTGCGCTGTTCATTGCGCTGGTAGATTATATTTTTGTTTCTATTCGAGAAAAATACGGCACACATCTTAGACAAACAATACTTCAGGTGTTACTTACTTTATGTGCATTTTCGATTGCATTAGTTGGATTGATACCGAATAATGCAGGATGGATGCACATCGCTCATGATGTGGCTGCTCAACTTATTGTAT from the Lactococcus allomyrinae genome contains:
- a CDS encoding DUF998 domain-containing protein is translated as MKKIHLPQELYDKLDLSIDEEIEVIDIAADSFTVRRLTSKKSDYAPTWFIVPTIFATLIFIALAFFFNHPHVIPLSGNESIATAVIVIANALAIFTFISAYFSRRKSFYRQMTKRIYWRTFVTVTVSILIIVTLALMALFWFLGQIFYGVNFGLFTSTLIFAIFSGILNYVMIFVVDTFSINMMVNMLLMVSVGGLVSSMATNGNQYWWQRNFSLLGTEASHSSWQFNLTLIVSAALFIALVDYIFVSIREKYGTHLRQTILQVLLTLCAFSIALVGLIPNNAGWMHIAHDVAAQLIVFFMALSILGIQWFLPKAGKSLYQMSYIIVGLILFSYFLWHPVHYLTLTAFEILSFSLSFAWLLLLVNTLINMLWNDRKIYKVTVSKENEE
- a CDS encoding DUF1934 domain-containing protein encodes the protein MKITIRNQIKIDKHEEIIKETYNGELKRIAGKTVLIYKNEAEEKVLLKFDEQELTMTRFTDKPVTMRFHEDFPSEMTYEGLGSLSVLTENLSVNIQEKLVKINYQLAQNDLKIGDYRLHITWLDEEEQEKEGVK